One segment of Desulfosudis oleivorans Hxd3 DNA contains the following:
- a CDS encoding FG-GAP repeat domain-containing protein — translation MMKHQTLRTDEGKPFPVASCLVKGVAAASMAGLVFAASPAHCDLSAGPFVQQFGANNPLKAPVDVSQYLLIHPSFVDIDGDGDYDMFIGGEGYGDEGEIRFFENTGTAANPGFVERTGSGPGGNPFYGMDVGYGPAPAFADIDGDGDMDAIGGEGDEGFIYFQNTGTASAPAFTAYYPYISVIENPFAFLDPFGTYATPAFVDIDGDGDMDLIFGKYNTGSLGFSENIGTATDPAFNSAVDNPFDLYEGGPYSTPTFADIDNDGDMDAVMGEAEGYLNFFENNTVGGESIDFTKFYPTDTGNPLYGQNPGYYSSPAFVDIDGDGDMDMVVGAYNDYGDDDDDFSDVTASSSAGSLTYYQNVGDADAPAFALRTGAKSPFSGFDVGYLSTPAFVDIDGDGDLDAFSGKLGFDYRSLLRPTLAEETPSVNDGIHFFENTGTASAPTFMDNSDQVDNPFFEVAPGVGSFVAFADIDGDGDMDAFVGGVPTDDFVTVTKFEEGESFETFLRFFENTGTAAAPVMSQRAEEDNPLAAVNSDTTTLPRAIAFVDIDGDGDLDAFVGRKYFEGYEDGEIGEESAPIQFYKNSGTAQDPVFTLDDNDNPLGFVLENTPNSGVYSLAFTDIDGDGDMDAVVGEYRDYIRRAKFSASVVDDDDDTDNSITYYENVGSATAPAFAPVPKVDDLFARMTENSPYMALSPAFADIDGDGDTDIFAGEAMGRFLFIENQTPADDDDDTPAVLPVEDDDTCFVQAARADSNPSFIVRNARRVYDAMTSLFR, via the coding sequence ATGATGAAACATCAGACCCTACGGACAGACGAAGGAAAGCCTTTTCCCGTTGCGTCCTGCCTTGTAAAGGGAGTGGCCGCCGCGTCCATGGCCGGCCTTGTCTTTGCCGCCTCCCCGGCCCACTGCGACCTTTCCGCAGGCCCTTTTGTCCAGCAGTTCGGCGCAAACAACCCGCTCAAAGCCCCGGTGGATGTCAGCCAGTATCTGCTGATTCATCCCTCCTTTGTGGATATTGACGGGGACGGCGATTATGACATGTTCATCGGCGGTGAAGGCTACGGTGATGAAGGTGAAATCCGCTTTTTTGAAAACACCGGCACCGCCGCCAACCCCGGCTTTGTGGAACGCACCGGCTCCGGCCCGGGCGGCAATCCTTTTTATGGCATGGATGTAGGATATGGCCCGGCCCCGGCTTTTGCCGATATCGACGGTGACGGCGACATGGACGCCATCGGTGGTGAAGGGGATGAGGGATTTATCTATTTTCAGAACACGGGTACAGCTTCGGCTCCCGCCTTTACCGCCTACTACCCGTATATCTCCGTAATTGAAAATCCGTTTGCCTTCCTTGATCCATTTGGCACGTACGCCACGCCGGCCTTTGTTGACATCGACGGCGATGGCGACATGGACCTGATTTTCGGAAAATACAACACAGGCAGCCTCGGTTTTTCAGAGAATATCGGTACAGCCACGGACCCGGCGTTCAACTCGGCCGTGGACAACCCTTTTGATCTGTATGAAGGCGGGCCCTACAGCACACCGACGTTTGCCGACATTGACAACGACGGTGACATGGACGCGGTGATGGGAGAAGCCGAAGGGTATCTGAACTTTTTTGAAAACAACACCGTGGGCGGCGAATCAATAGACTTTACCAAGTTCTACCCGACTGACACAGGCAACCCCCTCTACGGCCAGAATCCCGGCTATTACAGTTCCCCTGCCTTTGTTGACATCGATGGCGACGGCGACATGGACATGGTTGTCGGCGCTTACAACGATTATGGTGATGATGACGACGATTTTAGCGACGTCACTGCCAGTAGTTCGGCAGGGTCTTTGACTTACTATCAGAACGTCGGTGATGCCGACGCCCCGGCCTTTGCCCTGCGGACCGGCGCGAAAAGCCCGTTTAGCGGGTTTGACGTTGGATACCTCAGCACCCCGGCCTTTGTGGACATCGACGGCGACGGAGATCTGGACGCCTTTTCCGGCAAGCTGGGATTTGACTATCGCAGCCTCCTGCGTCCAACACTCGCTGAAGAGACGCCTTCCGTGAATGACGGCATCCACTTTTTTGAAAATACCGGCACTGCCTCGGCCCCGACCTTTATGGACAACAGTGACCAGGTCGATAACCCCTTCTTTGAGGTGGCCCCGGGGGTAGGCAGTTTTGTGGCCTTTGCCGACATCGACGGCGACGGCGACATGGACGCTTTTGTCGGCGGCGTGCCCACGGATGATTTCGTCACAGTTACAAAATTTGAGGAGGGAGAGTCTTTTGAGACCTTTCTGCGTTTTTTTGAAAACACCGGCACTGCCGCGGCTCCTGTGATGTCCCAGCGGGCCGAGGAAGACAACCCCCTGGCCGCGGTCAACAGCGACACAACCACCCTGCCCCGGGCCATTGCCTTTGTCGACATCGACGGTGACGGCGACCTGGACGCTTTTGTCGGCCGGAAATACTTCGAAGGATATGAGGACGGAGAAATCGGCGAAGAAAGCGCGCCCATTCAGTTTTATAAGAACAGCGGCACCGCCCAGGACCCCGTGTTTACGCTGGATGACAATGATAATCCCCTGGGGTTTGTTCTCGAAAACACGCCGAATAGCGGGGTCTACAGCCTGGCCTTTACCGATATCGACGGTGATGGCGACATGGACGCGGTGGTGGGCGAGTACAGGGACTACATACGCCGGGCAAAATTCTCCGCATCTGTTGTCGATGATGATGACGATACGGATAACAGCATTACGTACTATGAAAACGTGGGCAGTGCCACGGCCCCGGCCTTTGCGCCGGTGCCCAAGGTCGATGACCTGTTTGCCCGGATGACGGAAAACAGCCCCTACATGGCGCTTTCTCCCGCCTTTGCCGACATTGACGGCGACGGTGACACCGACATCTTTGCCGGTGAGGCCATGGGCCGGTTCCTGTTTATCGAGAACCAGACGCCGGCTGACGATGATGACGATACTCCGGCGGTGCTGCCTGTTGAGGATGACGACACCTGCTTTGTTCAGGCGGCCCGGGCCGATAGCAACCCGTCGTTCATCGTCCGAAATGCCAGGCGCGTTTATGATGCCATGACATCCCTGTTCAGATAG
- a CDS encoding sensor domain-containing diguanylate cyclase: MIFSQVVNMVNLGIAVLDKDLRVCHWNRWLEMHTGIPEKTIQNTPLLDHFPNLNQKWFLRGCKTVFTLGNVAFFSHKLHRHVLPITAAHHLSPEFKFMRQNCTIGPVYSDDHKVDYICMMIQDATEVASLETRLLAISTRDPLTGLYNRNYFETKLKEDLERHRRYGGALSVIVIDIDGLKPINESLGNHAGDTALVEIAGLLTGRLRTVDTIARYGADEFCVILPETPLSAAMLVAGQLREKVAQAALCPDKTGRPVTISMGVMESAEKGVNCEDLLKKINDALTTITGSPPNSLISLSD; the protein is encoded by the coding sequence ATGATCTTTTCGCAAGTCGTTAATATGGTCAACCTCGGTATCGCCGTTCTGGACAAGGACCTGCGGGTGTGCCACTGGAACCGGTGGCTGGAGATGCACACCGGCATTCCTGAAAAAACGATTCAAAACACCCCGCTGCTGGATCATTTTCCCAACCTGAACCAGAAATGGTTTTTGCGGGGATGCAAAACCGTTTTTACCCTGGGCAATGTGGCCTTTTTTTCCCATAAGCTCCACCGCCACGTGCTGCCCATCACCGCGGCCCATCACCTCTCCCCGGAATTCAAGTTCATGCGCCAGAACTGCACCATCGGCCCCGTCTATTCAGACGACCACAAGGTGGATTACATCTGCATGATGATCCAGGACGCCACAGAGGTGGCTTCCCTTGAAACCCGGCTTCTGGCTATCAGCACACGGGACCCCCTGACCGGCCTTTACAACAGGAACTATTTTGAGACAAAACTCAAAGAAGACCTGGAACGGCACCGGCGGTACGGCGGCGCCCTGTCGGTCATTGTCATCGACATCGACGGCCTGAAACCGATCAACGAAAGCCTGGGCAACCATGCCGGCGACACGGCCCTGGTGGAGATTGCCGGCCTGCTCACCGGACGGCTGCGCACTGTGGACACCATCGCCCGGTACGGCGCCGACGAGTTCTGCGTTATTCTACCGGAAACACCGCTTAGCGCGGCCATGCTGGTGGCCGGCCAGCTTCGGGAGAAAGTAGCCCAAGCCGCCCTCTGCCCGGACAAAACCGGCCGGCCCGTTACCATCAGCATGGGGGTTATGGAATCAGCCGAAAAGGGTGTCAATTGCGAGGATCTGTTAAAAAAGATAAATGACGCCCTGACCACAATCACCGGCAGTCCGCCGAACAGCCTGATTTCACTTTCGGATTAA
- a CDS encoding FG-GAP repeat domain-containing protein produces MVTHRLNETAAQTGGMIKGQFLSPGMLKTGALAASVAGCVFLASPAHQALAAPGPFLPHGIQGNPLPLPVGAPMLSRPALVDIDADGDIDIFVGDKEGSIHYFENIGTASAPAFEIRTGADSPFWYYDTGCETYYPYGVDEDAAPAFVDIDNDGDMDAFVGSGYGYGSIEYFENIGTASAPEFTPYAGTETFNNPFGIWSPSESTPSFVDIDGDGDMDLFIGSESGGITYFENIGTASAAMFTGTQNPLNVDVGDSSAPAFADIDGDGDLDAFVGSKYQSYDVSSGILGNVYSFTAGIAYFENLGSVSAPMFTSCNPDNPFDGLETDKYSAPAFADIDGDGDLDAFVGGMYGNLEFFENTGTVDSPVMTERHGKNNPAWGADVGFYSKPTFVDIDGDGDLDAFVGEFGILAGFAYDAPIRMAEAEPMPVLYGNINFFENTGTAENPDFVQREGEGNPLGGALGLFEVGSSLSFVDIDGDGDMDAFISSKYSGPRTTGLEEPALPVAMQYFKNIGTATSPDLVAMPGENPLADIPPYGDGDSVSPAFVDIDIDGDFDLFVGVPSGDIFYFENIGTASAPEFESFVPASVIEEPVENPFGLGPFPAGANPAFADVDGDGDMDAVVGVKYGGMADVEYESGIIYYFENTTTATDTEPVFTQRTGEDNPFGYYGDEVSGIYAAAPAFADIDGDGDMDLFVGERYGRIGFLENRAIVPAPPDDDDDDTPVVVPDDDDTCFIDSAAGAEDSGQAGLFSRITGQVYGVVRSMLRP; encoded by the coding sequence ATGGTAACTCATCGTTTAAATGAAACAGCCGCGCAAACAGGCGGCATGATCAAAGGGCAGTTCCTTTCGCCCGGCATGTTGAAGACCGGCGCACTGGCCGCTTCCGTGGCAGGCTGCGTTTTTCTGGCCTCCCCGGCCCACCAGGCACTGGCCGCGCCCGGACCCTTTCTGCCACACGGCATTCAGGGCAACCCCCTGCCCCTGCCCGTGGGAGCGCCCATGCTCAGCCGGCCGGCCCTTGTTGATATCGACGCCGACGGTGACATCGACATCTTTGTGGGCGACAAGGAAGGCTCCATTCACTATTTTGAAAACATCGGCACCGCCTCGGCACCGGCCTTTGAAATCCGAACCGGTGCGGACAGTCCCTTCTGGTATTACGATACCGGGTGTGAAACCTACTACCCCTATGGTGTTGACGAAGATGCGGCCCCTGCCTTTGTGGATATCGATAATGACGGAGATATGGACGCTTTTGTGGGCAGCGGTTACGGATACGGATCGATCGAATACTTTGAGAACATCGGCACCGCATCCGCACCGGAATTTACCCCCTATGCCGGAACCGAGACCTTTAACAATCCCTTTGGTATATGGTCTCCTTCAGAGTCCACTCCGTCCTTTGTTGATATTGACGGCGACGGTGACATGGACCTCTTTATCGGATCCGAATCCGGTGGAATCACCTACTTTGAAAACATCGGCACCGCCTCCGCGGCCATGTTTACGGGAACTCAAAACCCCCTGAACGTGGATGTCGGGGACAGCAGCGCCCCTGCCTTTGCCGATATCGACGGCGATGGCGATCTGGACGCTTTTGTGGGAAGCAAATACCAATCTTATGATGTCTCTTCCGGCATCCTGGGCAATGTCTACTCATTCACCGCTGGCATCGCATATTTTGAAAATCTGGGCTCCGTATCAGCGCCCATGTTTACTTCCTGTAATCCAGATAATCCCTTTGACGGCCTTGAGACAGACAAATACAGTGCGCCGGCTTTTGCCGACATTGACGGCGACGGGGACCTGGATGCCTTTGTGGGCGGGATGTACGGCAACCTGGAATTTTTTGAAAACACCGGTACGGTTGACAGCCCGGTCATGACAGAACGCCATGGCAAAAACAACCCGGCCTGGGGCGCGGACGTGGGTTTTTACAGCAAACCGACGTTTGTCGACATCGACGGAGACGGGGACTTGGACGCCTTTGTGGGTGAGTTCGGCATTTTAGCGGGTTTTGCCTACGACGCCCCCATTAGAATGGCCGAGGCTGAGCCAATGCCCGTACTCTACGGCAACATCAATTTTTTTGAAAATACCGGCACAGCCGAAAACCCGGACTTTGTGCAGCGTGAAGGCGAGGGCAACCCCTTAGGCGGTGCCCTGGGCCTGTTTGAGGTGGGTAGTTCCCTGTCGTTTGTTGATATTGACGGCGACGGCGACATGGATGCCTTTATCAGCTCCAAGTACAGCGGCCCCCGCACCACTGGCCTGGAAGAGCCGGCTCTGCCGGTTGCAATGCAGTACTTTAAGAATATCGGCACTGCCACATCCCCCGACCTGGTTGCCATGCCCGGGGAAAACCCGCTGGCGGATATTCCCCCCTACGGCGACGGCGACAGCGTCTCCCCCGCATTTGTTGATATCGACATTGACGGGGATTTTGATCTGTTTGTTGGCGTCCCGTCCGGCGACATTTTCTATTTTGAAAACATCGGCACTGCATCGGCCCCCGAATTCGAGAGCTTTGTGCCCGCCTCTGTTATTGAAGAACCGGTGGAAAACCCCTTCGGCCTCGGGCCTTTTCCTGCTGGTGCCAACCCGGCCTTTGCCGATGTAGACGGTGACGGCGACATGGACGCGGTGGTAGGTGTGAAATACGGCGGAATGGCCGACGTCGAATACGAGAGCGGTATTATATACTACTTTGAAAACACCACCACAGCCACGGATACCGAGCCGGTATTCACCCAGCGCACAGGAGAAGACAACCCCTTTGGCTATTACGGTGACGAGGTGTCGGGCATCTATGCCGCGGCCCCGGCCTTTGCCGACATTGACGGCGACGGCGACATGGACCTGTTTGTGGGTGAACGTTATGGCCGCATCGGATTTCTTGAAAACCGGGCCATCGTTCCGGCGCCGCCGGATGATGATGATGACGACACCCCGGTGGTTGTGCCCGATGATGACGACACCTGCTTTATCGACAGCGCTGCCGGAGCAGAAGACAGCGGGCAGGCGGGTCTTTTTTCCAGAATAACCGGTCAGGTATATGGAGTCGTGCGCTCCATGCTCCGGCCGTAA
- a CDS encoding TIGR03032 family protein: protein MNAAQKKPPLEIVCSRHFLPWLHEHGISLAFTTYQSCRLFFIGLKPDGTLSAFERLFDRAMGLYTSPERLYMSSRYQIWQFDNVLAQGETYKGYDRLYVPRIGFTTGDLDVHDIVVDDTNRVMFVNTLYSCLATLHDTYSFTPLWKPPFITKLAPEDRCHLNGLAVDENRRPRYVTAVSRSDMFEGWREKRSSGGLLMEIPSGEPVVTGLSMPHSPRIYQGRVWLLNSGTGELGYVDTQKGAFEPVAFCRGYTRGLAFYENYAIVGLSKPRANRTFTGLPLDERLATKETEPCCGLMVIDINTGDTVHWMMLEGVTTELYDVQVLPGIHRPMALGHKTDEIKTIITLPPDHRAANNPAVSSPAPPPAGNTPSSAVPPANEFEFKINPDATAVDIIKISGITFPNVQKRWQVKPAGLPLVLVTASLKGSPVAAAVAEIRKNGEHAEILSLYVAPEFRKQGIGARLVSLMESALAHKKCRSIEINFRTDWEGCAPVEKIIAQQGWLPPKTPRILCKSSIDRITGAPWMKHTTLPDGLGLFPWSELTDADRNYIRNRQEKENWFPPVLTPFQEEASLEHANSVGLRRNGQVAGWMITHRTTADTIQYTSLFVEPDLRSKRAVFPLIVEAVTRQIQAGVPNGIWMIDTQNTAMRKFTERHLKKYLVSMTELRHSVRLLRAEETVAPGATYTGAAYSA from the coding sequence ATGAATGCCGCCCAGAAAAAACCGCCCCTTGAAATCGTCTGCTCCCGCCACTTTCTGCCGTGGCTTCATGAACATGGCATCAGCCTGGCCTTTACCACCTACCAGTCATGCCGCCTCTTTTTTATCGGCCTGAAACCCGACGGCACCCTGTCGGCCTTTGAACGGCTCTTTGACCGGGCCATGGGTCTTTACACCTCCCCGGAACGGCTCTACATGAGTTCCCGGTACCAGATCTGGCAGTTTGACAACGTGCTGGCACAGGGAGAAACCTACAAGGGATACGACCGGCTTTACGTGCCCCGCATCGGATTTACCACCGGGGACCTGGACGTGCATGACATCGTGGTGGACGACACCAACCGGGTGATGTTTGTCAACACCCTCTACAGCTGCCTGGCCACCCTTCACGACACCTACAGCTTCACCCCCCTGTGGAAGCCGCCCTTTATCACCAAGCTGGCCCCGGAAGACCGGTGCCACTTAAACGGCCTGGCCGTGGACGAAAACCGGCGGCCCCGCTATGTCACGGCGGTGAGCCGGTCCGACATGTTCGAGGGGTGGCGGGAAAAACGGTCCTCCGGCGGTCTCCTCATGGAGATTCCTTCCGGTGAGCCGGTGGTCACCGGCCTGTCCATGCCCCACTCCCCGCGTATCTATCAGGGACGGGTCTGGCTGCTCAATTCCGGCACCGGTGAACTGGGATATGTGGACACACAGAAAGGCGCTTTCGAGCCGGTGGCCTTCTGCCGGGGATACACCCGGGGCCTTGCCTTTTACGAAAATTACGCCATTGTAGGGCTTTCCAAACCCAGGGCCAACCGAACCTTTACCGGCCTGCCCCTGGACGAGCGGCTGGCAACCAAGGAGACCGAACCCTGCTGTGGCCTGATGGTGATCGACATCAACACCGGCGACACGGTCCACTGGATGATGCTGGAAGGGGTCACCACAGAGCTTTACGATGTCCAGGTGCTGCCCGGTATTCACCGGCCCATGGCCCTGGGCCATAAAACTGACGAGATCAAGACCATCATCACCCTGCCACCGGACCACCGGGCAGCCAACAATCCGGCGGTCTCCAGTCCGGCCCCTCCTCCGGCGGGAAATACACCGTCTTCGGCAGTACCGCCGGCCAATGAATTTGAATTCAAAATCAACCCGGATGCCACAGCTGTGGACATCATTAAAATCAGCGGTATCACCTTTCCAAATGTGCAGAAGCGGTGGCAGGTCAAGCCCGCCGGCCTGCCCCTGGTGCTGGTCACCGCCTCTTTAAAGGGCAGCCCCGTGGCCGCGGCAGTGGCGGAAATCCGAAAAAACGGGGAGCACGCCGAGATTCTCTCCCTTTATGTAGCGCCGGAATTTCGCAAACAGGGCATCGGCGCCCGGCTGGTGAGCCTGATGGAAAGCGCCCTGGCCCACAAAAAATGCCGTTCCATTGAGATCAATTTCCGCACCGATTGGGAAGGATGTGCTCCGGTGGAAAAAATCATCGCCCAGCAGGGGTGGCTGCCCCCGAAAACCCCCCGGATTCTTTGCAAATCCAGCATCGACCGGATCACCGGCGCCCCCTGGATGAAACACACCACCCTGCCCGATGGACTGGGCCTTTTCCCCTGGTCTGAACTCACCGACGCGGACAGAAACTATATCCGAAACCGCCAGGAAAAGGAAAACTGGTTTCCGCCGGTACTCACCCCTTTTCAGGAGGAGGCCAGCCTGGAACATGCCAACAGCGTGGGGCTGCGCAGAAACGGGCAGGTGGCCGGTTGGATGATCACCCACCGGACCACGGCGGACACCATTCAGTACACCAGCCTGTTTGTGGAGCCGGACCTGAGGAGCAAAAGGGCTGTTTTTCCTTTAATCGTCGAGGCGGTCACCCGCCAGATCCAGGCCGGTGTGCCCAACGGCATCTGGATGATCGACACCCAGAACACGGCCATGCGAAAGTTTACCGAACGGCACCTCAAGAAATACCTGGTCTCCATGACCGAGCTGCGCCACTCGGTGCGCCTGCTGCGTGCCGAAGAAACGGTCGCCCCGGGCGCGACTTACACTGGAGCAGCCTACTCGGCATAA
- a CDS encoding FG-GAP repeat domain-containing protein, whose amino-acid sequence MKQTTPRIYAITGHDKNFMPFSFMAKSAATLSLAGLVFAASPAHEAVADIGPFELKFRQDNPLMLPAGADSYSRPALADIDDDGDLDLFVGTYEGTIYYFENIGTDTAADFEMRIGEDNPFWYANTDTTIEAPYLPYNIGSMPSPAFSDLDSDGDLDAFVGEGYGVINYFENTGTASAPLFTERTGSDAPSPFWVQVGTSTDYNQAVVGGETTPAFVDIDADGDMDLFVGVSRGGSRSGQEISISSGEILFFENTGPASAPAFVEYNSDGNPLDGYSGDYSPTPVFVDIDGDGDMDAFVGSDGGSLYLYRNIGTAQSPEFEEQGGDDGHPLDNFDAGSYSAPVFGDMDGDGDMDALIGNGEGFVHFMKNTGTDDDPAFTELQRKASPTWGFDVGGESAPAFVDIDGDGDMDAFAGSDQGYIYFMRNTGTANDPVFNAPAGFDNPDNPFYGVDDNWDSAPAFVDIDGDGDMDAFVGTANNSVNYFKNIGTASAPDFVKMPLENPLADYAADTYRWAPVFADIDGDGDMDAFNFYDALVFYENIGTATAPDFTFGLPLAEVTTGDEYGFPAFVDADGDGDLDLVVGTPEGAIHYFENTGTADEPFFTELTGTDHPLADYLLYLEEGVDDTAPTFVDIDGDGDMDLFVGEAYGRFLFFENTEIEGTGGGTTPAVASDDDTCFIQTASQSKAGFSPLQTVKNIYASLVSFLR is encoded by the coding sequence ATGAAACAGACCACACCCAGAATTTACGCCATCACCGGGCATGACAAGAATTTCATGCCTTTTTCATTTATGGCAAAAAGCGCGGCAACGCTCTCCCTGGCCGGCCTTGTATTTGCGGCCTCGCCGGCCCATGAAGCGGTGGCCGACATCGGCCCCTTTGAGTTAAAATTCCGGCAGGACAACCCCCTGATGCTTCCGGCCGGGGCTGATTCTTACAGCCGCCCGGCTCTGGCCGATATCGACGACGATGGGGACCTGGATCTTTTTGTGGGCACCTACGAAGGCACGATCTACTATTTTGAAAACATCGGCACCGACACAGCCGCCGATTTTGAAATGCGCATCGGAGAAGACAACCCCTTCTGGTATGCCAACACCGACACTACCATTGAGGCCCCCTACCTTCCTTATAATATAGGTTCCATGCCGTCTCCGGCCTTTTCCGACCTGGATAGCGACGGCGACCTGGACGCTTTTGTTGGGGAGGGTTATGGCGTTATCAACTACTTTGAAAATACCGGCACCGCCTCGGCCCCTCTGTTTACCGAGCGTACCGGCAGCGACGCCCCGTCTCCCTTTTGGGTGCAGGTGGGCACCAGCACTGATTATAATCAGGCTGTTGTGGGCGGTGAAACCACGCCGGCCTTTGTAGATATTGATGCCGACGGCGATATGGACCTGTTTGTCGGTGTCAGCCGCGGAGGCTCCAGGAGCGGGCAAGAGATCTCTATTAGTAGTGGTGAGATTCTCTTTTTTGAAAACACCGGCCCTGCATCGGCACCGGCGTTTGTGGAATACAACAGCGACGGGAACCCGCTTGACGGCTATTCAGGAGACTATAGCCCCACTCCCGTGTTTGTGGATATCGACGGTGACGGCGACATGGATGCCTTTGTTGGAAGTGATGGTGGGTCTCTATACCTCTATCGCAACATCGGTACGGCCCAGTCTCCTGAATTTGAAGAGCAGGGGGGCGACGACGGCCATCCCCTGGACAACTTTGATGCAGGCAGCTACAGCGCGCCTGTGTTTGGGGACATGGACGGTGACGGCGATATGGACGCCCTGATCGGTAACGGCGAAGGGTTTGTACATTTTATGAAAAACACCGGCACCGACGATGACCCCGCCTTTACCGAACTGCAAAGAAAGGCCAGCCCCACCTGGGGGTTTGACGTCGGGGGTGAAAGCGCGCCCGCGTTCGTTGACATCGACGGTGACGGCGACATGGACGCCTTTGCCGGTTCGGATCAGGGGTATATCTATTTTATGAGAAACACCGGCACGGCGAACGATCCGGTGTTTAACGCCCCGGCCGGTTTTGACAACCCGGACAATCCTTTTTACGGTGTGGATGACAACTGGGATTCTGCGCCCGCGTTCGTGGATATTGACGGTGACGGCGACATGGACGCCTTTGTGGGGACTGCTAACAATTCGGTAAACTATTTTAAAAATATCGGCACAGCCTCTGCCCCGGACTTTGTCAAAATGCCCCTTGAAAACCCCCTGGCCGATTATGCCGCAGACACCTATCGCTGGGCACCGGTTTTTGCCGACATTGATGGTGACGGCGACATGGACGCCTTCAATTTTTATGATGCACTGGTGTTTTACGAAAACATCGGCACTGCCACGGCGCCCGACTTTACCTTTGGCCTGCCGCTGGCCGAGGTTACCACGGGCGACGAGTACGGTTTCCCCGCTTTTGTGGATGCCGATGGTGACGGGGACCTGGACCTGGTTGTGGGAACGCCTGAAGGCGCAATTCACTATTTTGAAAACACCGGCACAGCGGACGAGCCCTTTTTCACCGAACTGACCGGCACTGACCATCCCCTTGCCGACTATCTTCTGTACCTGGAAGAAGGCGTGGATGATACTGCCCCCACCTTTGTGGACATCGACGGAGACGGGGACATGGACCTGTTTGTGGGCGAAGCCTACGGCCGATTTCTGTTTTTTGAAAACACGGAGATCGAAGGGACGGGCGGCGGCACCACACCTGCGGTTGCCAGTGATGACGACACCTGTTTTATTCAGACGGCCAGCCAGTCAAAAGCAGGTTTTTCGCCCCTTCAAACGGTAAAAAACATCTATGCGTCGCTGGTCTCTTTTTTGCGATAA